In Brassica napus cultivar Da-Ae chromosome A3, Da-Ae, whole genome shotgun sequence, the sequence CCCCttccagcttcttcttcttccattatCGGTCCAGGGCTTTCAACTTGACCATTCTCAGGGCTAGACTTAGACCTTGACCTCTCCCTCCGCTTCTCATACGGAGGAGGGCTCCTGCTTTCACCACGTCCGTTTCTTGGACTACGGTCCCTCACAGCTCCATTCTCTGGGCTAGCCTCCTTCTCCCTCCTACGGTCATCTCTCTTGTAATCAGGACTAGCCTCCTTCTCCCTCCTACGGTCATCTCTCTTGTAGTCAGGGCTAGCCTCCCTCTCCCTCCTGCGATCATCCCTCTTGTAGTCAGGGCTAACTCTGGCTCTCCTGTAAGGACTCGGGCTGCGTCTTCCCCTGCCGTAATCAGGGCTAGTCCTCTCCTTTCTGTGTCCAACAGGACTAGCGCCTCGTCCATAGTCAGGACTGCCTCTTTCTCTTCTGTAAGGACTGGGTGATCGCCTTCTCCTATCGGGCGACCTATCACGACGCCTCTCGGGACTGTATCCGTTTCCTCTCGCGTCATCGTCCTTCATTGCATACTCCACTGAGATCACCTTGTCCATCAGCTTACTCGAATTCGTAGCCTCCAGTGCTCTGGTGGCGTCTTCTTGCAACTCGTATTGGATAAATGCGAAGTTCCTTCTGATCCTAACGTTAACGATTTTTCCATACGGCTCGAAGTGTCTCTCCAAGTCACGAGTCCTAGTGCTCTCTGCGTCGAAGTTGATGACGAACAGAGTCTTGGAAGGTCGCAGGCTTGATGATCTCCTTGAACCACTTGATCTTGTAGGAGCTCCACGCTCGTTCTACaaaaaaaccattaaaaatTAGCATTCATTCACTAAATCTGTTATAAGAGTAGTAAAGAAACGATAAGTCAATTTTGCTACCTTAGTCCACTCAACACGGAGTCTGCGTCCCTTACGGCCATACTCATAGCGGTCAAGCGCTCGGATAGCATCTTCAGCATCCCTTTCGTTTTCCATATAGACAAAAGCAAACCCtggagaaagaaacaaaacaagcaGAGGTTCAGAACATAAGAATAGTCAAATAAACTAAAACCTAAGTAGAAGAAACCTCATCCAACACGAAGAAGACCGTTCTCCTTTAATTCTCGTAACATTCACTAGAGCCTAGAAAGTCTCCAAACTATTAAGTAACTAATAAAGTAGTTTACAGACCTTGCACAATGGGAATAATATGACAACGGAAAACGTTGGGGATCAATAGACGGAATCGTGAACAGAGAAATAAGGTAGTGCATACTCCACATTTGAGCTgctgtgagagagagagagaggttggtATGATTCTACGAGTGGGGGAATGAAATGCACAACTAAGTCGAGGATATGGGAAGGTAGTGTGCTATAGCGGATGAGGGACGATGGATATTTTCGTATGTATTGGTCCATCAAAGGCGAATGGGCATCCCAAGAAAAAGATTTCCTGCGCCAAATGAAAACGTTGAGTATGGCGTTCTTTACCCTGAAATGACTTTGATATTTTCTCTTCTGTCTGCTTCAATGCGTGATGATGTGGGGGATGCAGCAGAGAACAAGACACTTGGAAAGAAGGAACGGATTCGAGTTTATGAATTGATGGAATCGAGTTTGGCTTTGTTCATCATCGGATTTGTAGTGGTTTGTTTAATCTCATCCCAAGGAGAGCACAAAGAATAAGAAACAAACAACAAGCATCTTACCAGCTTTCATGTCAACCCTGTCGACCTTGCCGTATCTTCTGAAAAGCCTCTCAAGATCACCTTCACGAGCGTCATACTCAAAGTTCCCACAGAACACAGGTCTCATCTTTCCTACACAGAAACACTATTTATTAAACAATCTTACCAAGCAAAAAGCAACcaacaacaaaataatattacttCCAAAGAACCAAGTTTACTTCTAAAGTATTCATctttgtagcagatgataaaacCTCAGATCTGATATCAAATCTTAGCAAATTGAATTTGAAAAGAGAGATACTGAACTTCATCAGATGGTGAAATCTATTTCAGTTTTACCTTTAGCGAGAGGTTGAAAAGCCCTTACCGGCCGTCGACAGTCGAAACCCTAGAAGAGGACGAAGAAGAAAGGCtctttagatttgtttttgGCTTTCTTCGAGCCTCGCGAGAGATAATGAAActgatatctttttattttatttttaaaatatatttttggccCTTTTTGACTTTAAATAAGTATTGcaagttttttttgtgtaagcatttaaaaatatgaatcctaaatgatattaactaaaAGTTGTTTTTAATATgcaatatatacatttttatctatttataaacttatatctttcaaaatttatatcaaatataagAGTTTGGGATGtaattgacttttttttttgtaaacacaaTTGACTATTTCACTGTATATTGTAACAAATAAATGTTACGCAGCTAATAGCAAACTATTGACGTCAAATTAACATTTAAAACACTTTTGTCCGGCAACTAATAGTCTAATACGACAATTTgacaacaaaaattaattaaaaagaaatactCACTTTTTGTATTTGTAGTTGTTGCAGTGttcatgacaaaaaaaaaagaagaagaagttgttgcAGTGTCATTGTACTTGATCAAAATCTAGCATACGGAAGAATCAGATATCCTCAGTTTTAGATTGTTTATACTTTTTGTATTTGGAACGGTATGCTTCTTTTTTCCTATCATGAACTGTTTTGgttcaaaaaaaagagaactgTTTTGGTTCATCACACAAACTTGCGATACTGATCATATAACTCTCATTAGAAGAATTAATAAGAGTGTATCTCTTGCAAGTTGCAAGGCTCTTCAAAGCCATGACCCATATCAAACACATTATAGACGAATTTGTCTTTACACGTTTTAGCAGCCTCAATTATAATCGTCATTTTCTGTCTGGTCCggtttgtttttaagttttgtgaAATTTATACGGAACTAAGACATTACTCTTCTTTAatttgttcggtttggtttttatGCAAACTCTCCCTATTTCAACGACTTTCAATTCCTTTGGAGCTCTAAGATCATCGAAGCTATATCCCATTGGTTTTCACTAAAACAGCATTTGGTTATGTGAAAACCAACATAACCAAATGCTTCTGAAAGCATTTGGTTTCACTAAAAGCAAGCCAATTTTGATCAAGAACAGTCTTACATAGTCAAAAGAAACATACCCTTAATCTAGTGAGTTTTCAAAGAAGAATACCCCATCCTCAAAACCAACGTAAGATAATTTGGAAGAGAATACCATCAAAGAATCAAtcattcaacaaaaaaaaactaactcaaAGAGGAAGGTGAAGCTTTTTATTAGTCTACCTTAAGTCTAAGCACCGAGTTCAATCAAAAAAAAGTCTAAGCACCGACAAAGCTAGTTCCGGCCAATATGACCACTCTTGATACTAAGTTCTGGTCTTCCCTCCGACACCAGTGTACATAATCCCAGCTCTAAATGTTACTGTCAGATATTTGTGTTCCCAATAACAAAATCGATGTGTTATTACTATGAATTAAATGAAACCGAGGTGATCAAATCTCGAATAGAGTCgatattttctttttacttcAGTCGTATGTGAAATAGATAGAAAATTTCAGATTGCATTAGGGTGTTAGTGATTTAGAAGGAGGATGACGAGAATGTATTCTTTCACATTGTCAATCTTGGTTGTCAATCAGTTTAAACCCCCTCCCCCCACTTGTTTCGGATAAAATGGTCTTTACAAACATTTTTGTAATCCGTAATCACCACGCAATTCATTAGGTAGACTTTCCCAACTACGTCGCCAtctttattaaaattgaaaaaatatctcGACCATTAAATGTTTAAAGTTAATTTTCTTCATAGTTCGTATGTTGTATTATTTTTGGTTAGTCATTTTCAACATCAATGTgaagatctttttttttctgaacaagCGTGTTGTAGGCCGTTAAAACAGGTTTGAAAGCATAGACAGTTAGCACATGATGGACCACAAAACACGTGAACAATGTAGgaccaaaacaaaaaatgaagtGGACATGTGTTTGAAGTGTTTACGAACCAATCGCAAAGTTGCATGAGAAACAATCTAAGAAAAGATTCGTGAATGAATTAAAGTTTACACTTACAGTGAATTTAGCTCCAAGTTAGATTATCCTGATAAAATTTAGGTTCATGGAGAGTTTAGTTCCTAATTAGTTTATCTTAAAAACTCATATCACTAAAATAGcataattcaaaattttgtgtttaattTACATGTTTGCCAATAAACTGTATTTGCTTTTTTCCTCgtacatttaatttttttttgtttcttttacttttacattttatatttgtttctctTGCATTTACATATAGCATCAGAGTAGTTTTCAACATTTAATCTTGTTTCTAGTAGATcaaatgtaaaaacaaaaacttagtTCAGAAAGTAAGACACAGTACTTTTAAATCGGAATTGATGTACTTATATCAAgaagataattagaaattaaagatCTAACTGGTGACCATTAAAATAGGAAATGGAATGAGTAGGAAATGAATgaatagaaacaaaataaaatgaatgaaaatgaatatttattccTTTTGTTTCATATCAATTTTGATAAGAAATGTTTTTCTtctatatttctttaaaatttaaggAATGTCAAGGAATCAAACGCAACGAAAATTTCTTATAAATGGTGTAATTTTTAAGAAATGAGTAGGAATTAACTATTCCCTTTAATTCCCTATGTCACCAAATGTTTTGATTAGAACTAATCAAAAATTTTGCTATCTCTGTTCACCTAATCACCTTGTTAAAGTAAAGCCCTCATATATTTCATCTAGTGACCTAGGTACGACATTCGGTATCGATCGGATTCATGTCGGGTATTTCagattttaggtattttgaaaCTTAGGAAATTGATACCGTTTgagtattttgaaattttggatCGGATATGGTTCAGTACTTCTCGGATCCGGCTCTGATCGGTTATATCTGAAATatccaaaacttcaaaattttatcGAATCTATCCAAAACATCTGACTCTAAAGCATTAAccttattcaaatcaaaatggaGAACTCTTAATAATCTTAAAGACACCAAATCAAATGAAACCAATTCATCTTAACACAATAACAACCAAAGATGGTAATAATAATCAAGGGAAATTGGAAGTGGGAATAGCATTTAGGGTTAGAAAGTTACTTTACTAATCGATATGTCCAATTTATTCAAATACTTGTTTGGATCCCAAATATAATCTGGATCGATCCGTATTTTTGTATATCTGAATCCGACTTGAAATCCAATTTTTCGTATACCGCTTTGGATCTTCAGATCCAGAAAATATGCTCAAGCCCATAATAACCGCTTGGCTAACTTCCTTAAGTGCTCACGGATACCTCTACTAATACCACATGTTTT encodes:
- the LOC106345904 gene encoding serine/arginine-rich splicing factor RS41 isoform X2, with amino-acid sequence MENERDAEDAIRALDRYEYGRKGRRLRVEWTKNERGAPTRSSGSRRSSSLRPSKTLFVINFDAESTRTRDLERHFEPYGKIVNVRIRRNFAFIQYELQEDATRALEATNSSKLMDKVISVEYAMKDDDARGNGYSPERRRDRSPDRRRRSPSPYRRERGSPDYGRGASPVGHRKERTSPDYGRGRRSPSPYRRARVSPDYKRDDRRREREASPDYKRDDRRREKEASPDYKRDDRRREKEASPENGAVRDRSPRNGRGESRSPPPYEKRRERSRSKSSPENGQVESPGPIMEEEEAGRGYDGAESPIRESHSRSPPAEE
- the LOC106345904 gene encoding serine/arginine-rich splicing factor RS41 isoform X1 encodes the protein MRPVFCGNFEYDAREGDLERLFRRYGKVDRVDMKAGFAFVYMENERDAEDAIRALDRYEYGRKGRRLRVEWTKNERGAPTRSSGSRRSSSLRPSKTLFVINFDAESTRTRDLERHFEPYGKIVNVRIRRNFAFIQYELQEDATRALEATNSSKLMDKVISVEYAMKDDDARGNGYSPERRRDRSPDRRRRSPSPYRRERGSPDYGRGASPVGHRKERTSPDYGRGRRSPSPYRRARVSPDYKRDDRRREREASPDYKRDDRRREKEASPDYKRDDRRREKEASPENGAVRDRSPRNGRGESRSPPPYEKRRERSRSKSSPENGQVESPGPIMEEEEAGRGYDGAESPIRESHSRSPPAEE